A stretch of Xanthocytophaga agilis DNA encodes these proteins:
- a CDS encoding T9SS type A sorting domain-containing protein, which translates to MFDLFTNSGRRFILFVLFLIADAFAMLTASAQTTYSWNAATLNSDWNEPANWTPARNSPASSDIIQFNATPVSPIINVSADSIGRIIVRSGVKVSLTASTNANGKTLVVTAGSGNSIDLNPNSSLTFLGTSRLNLSLAADLSIGNGAILVFNAQATQTVTVTGNLLASNGTIDISSGDLDHILNLAGTSNTVGIFTTSATSNSTVIYSGNTNQMVFASSNYINVSTLGSNTKTLQGDTQINGDLSIGKNTTVDVTTYNLNIVGNTVIAGNFKDIHNQGVNTFTGTVNITNTGSFSITGSSSLIFKGGITNNGTFSTTGSQLTFSEKDQTLSGSKSLLIGGNVLIVGSIRVTNQITEATSGVSISGMLNGNDAGSVFENKTLLVYRNSIIPMSTGSLLAGSCLNTVQYQGSNQSIKATTYCNLFLTGATKSLTGTTSITNELTVFNNTALQIGGNDLTVFGRTSIPSYGKLLDNSSVGITNLTNLEISSGSSIDNGGGSEAGVINISGKFITSSQAITLGSVTLTVGGETIIQNGGLQFTNVLGAKVFNNITLSSPWLDKIGWNNNVNESITITGNLTINAGVSFAAGTGVYTFTGTNKIITSNIILSIPFATFSGSYTASNGSAVGADILIANPVIAPGGKFVNATTSYPLTVAKSYTARAFNNESRAFFNKFDRLSASGDEGNTVSATNTTNFTFTHSGSGEVYALRSRDLSPVPTTAIVRFSLQGTTSSANGRAQLLLGSNMEDNTSSVNAIAGLVFNLKNNNTLSISSLNGNYTSGDYTNPDKEFWWVVNRSGADQTYTGPNGNSYPINSNTSDLWYNGAIVTTGIAITAGSNPIGEVKFALTTGIASIKLNDLRINPIAKLSISPICWYGGQPVAIPVTLSTIGPGGGFNAGTVFKVQRSNANGVFNQDLTQDIYGTLTPADPTSSTVFTISTTFPDKYSDVGIKDLGNNYRYRVISTDLLLVSANNDYPMYYIANPGPESIDPNFPTLSVVRAYESGKYVTAYWGYTYGSTDTKIIKIPSASGNSYTPRLSDFPGTGEYYLVAVSTSGCMSNAKKIVVNCSGTGNLIKNGDFSKVGKYGVGKGINDINGNGIIEFDQGDFESEFNQHDPNAHSYGWPIGDYTVSTNPNWYYVGFCDMNNGNRAPTKDSNGKTIDGGNMLIADAPTSGSAIAWRQTITNLKPYTNYVFTFWAASLDRYSQNTLQFAVYVDCYRMGDDIVDNYASSCNWSKYSVQLNTGNQTQLTLGIGNISASGLGNDVAFDNIELYECSSKTSTGNNFAVVNKFVWKGYTSDWFNSDNWGVCAPNLPTCGDDVVIPATLPGGRVYPVISKNYQTRSPSSINSYGGTNINNSFTGSLPNTAAQVRNITIETGATLTVNDSYMLRICGNMNNNGSVITNTTGTIVFFGNDIQNISGSGVFNNLAIDQGKSTDQAKWATTVVSQTSAITVNGLLDIKKSSDKLDINGNTLYLNGTLSTSSGTIKGSNTSSIVVGGSGDTGGRLLFSPGAQQLKSLVIDRAGGQIILGTPLQLVGGINALTLTNGIITTDNSNLLTLDQTSTVSGASEHVSGGSNASHINGPMAKITAGTTAFTFPVGSSGALGEIGIQPSSSNYNTFKAQYFRQNPYELGRVVQLPLGYISALEYWRMERVSGTSKGKISLHWSSYSAVSPLAAGWKDLRVTRYSALPDTTQEGISPAAGIWQSRGNSAIGAGATKENGYITSAEIGSFSPYTFGTVSGYNPLPVQMLTFTGSIEKQTVHLNWSTTNEKNSAYFNVMRSSDGIHFSVIGKVPAQGESSSAYSYAFVDQNPMAINYYRLDQVDTDYQTTLSKVISIQLTLSEIKVDIFPNPSDGKQLYLYTNYQGKVQISITNLLGVKLGEQTVMANGNTLDISPSIILPAGLYVITVQTGTKVSLHKIVIE; encoded by the coding sequence ATGTTTGATCTTTTTACAAATAGTGGACGAAGGTTTATACTTTTCGTTTTATTTCTGATAGCAGATGCATTTGCCATGCTAACAGCTTCTGCCCAGACCACCTATAGTTGGAATGCGGCAACCCTCAATTCTGATTGGAATGAACCTGCCAACTGGACTCCTGCCAGAAATTCGCCAGCTAGCAGTGATATTATTCAGTTTAATGCAACACCTGTTTCGCCTATTATTAATGTGTCTGCTGATTCCATTGGAAGAATTATAGTCAGGAGCGGTGTTAAAGTGAGCTTGACTGCCAGTACAAATGCTAATGGAAAAACATTGGTGGTAACTGCTGGTAGTGGCAATAGCATTGATCTTAATCCAAATTCCTCTTTAACTTTTCTTGGAACGTCCAGGCTTAATCTGTCTCTGGCTGCAGATCTGAGCATTGGCAATGGAGCCATACTGGTTTTTAATGCCCAGGCTACACAGACTGTAACGGTAACTGGAAATTTATTGGCATCCAATGGAACAATTGATATCAGTAGTGGAGATTTAGATCATATCCTTAACCTGGCAGGCACATCCAATACAGTAGGCATTTTCACTACCAGCGCTACTTCCAATAGTACGGTTATCTACAGTGGCAATACTAACCAGATGGTGTTTGCCAGTAGTAACTATATTAATGTAAGCACGCTTGGTAGTAATACCAAAACTCTTCAGGGAGATACACAGATAAACGGAGATCTATCCATTGGAAAAAATACTACAGTAGATGTTACTACCTACAATCTGAATATTGTTGGCAATACTGTCATTGCAGGAAATTTTAAAGATATACACAATCAGGGTGTGAATACCTTTACAGGTACAGTAAATATTACCAACACAGGCTCATTCTCAATAACAGGTAGTTCATCCCTTATTTTTAAGGGAGGTATCACAAACAATGGTACCTTCTCAACTACTGGTTCCCAACTTACTTTTTCTGAAAAAGATCAGACTTTATCCGGCAGCAAATCTCTCTTAATTGGAGGCAATGTGCTCATTGTTGGCTCCATCAGAGTTACCAATCAAATTACTGAAGCTACAAGTGGGGTAAGTATATCGGGTATGTTGAATGGAAACGATGCCGGATCTGTCTTTGAAAATAAGACTTTACTTGTTTACAGAAATAGTATAATTCCTATGTCAACAGGAAGCCTTCTGGCAGGTTCCTGTCTAAATACAGTCCAATATCAAGGATCAAACCAGAGCATAAAGGCTACAACCTATTGCAATTTGTTTTTAACTGGAGCAACAAAATCCCTTACCGGTACAACAAGCATAACAAATGAGTTAACCGTTTTCAACAATACAGCTTTACAAATTGGAGGAAATGACCTGACTGTGTTTGGTAGGACTTCGATACCCTCTTATGGAAAATTACTTGATAATTCATCTGTAGGTATCACTAATCTTACAAATTTGGAGATAAGCAGTGGCAGTAGTATTGACAATGGAGGAGGAAGTGAAGCTGGTGTTATTAATATCAGCGGAAAATTTATTACTTCTAGCCAAGCTATTACTCTTGGTTCGGTTACTCTCACTGTCGGTGGAGAAACTATTATTCAAAATGGAGGGCTTCAGTTCACCAATGTTTTGGGAGCAAAAGTATTTAATAACATTACTTTGTCAAGTCCTTGGCTTGATAAGATCGGATGGAATAATAATGTCAATGAATCTATCACAATTACAGGTAATCTGACAATTAATGCAGGGGTGTCCTTCGCTGCGGGTACAGGAGTCTATACTTTTACAGGTACTAATAAAATCATTACCTCAAACATTATTTTATCCATTCCATTTGCTACTTTTAGTGGATCCTATACAGCCAGTAATGGCTCTGCGGTAGGAGCAGATATTCTGATTGCTAACCCAGTTATTGCTCCTGGTGGTAAATTTGTCAATGCCACAACTTCCTACCCGTTAACTGTTGCCAAGTCCTATACTGCCAGAGCGTTTAACAATGAATCGAGGGCATTTTTTAACAAATTTGATCGTCTGAGTGCAAGCGGTGATGAAGGCAACACTGTTAGTGCTACAAATACCACTAATTTTACTTTTACTCATTCTGGGTCAGGAGAAGTGTATGCACTTCGTAGCCGGGATCTGAGTCCGGTGCCGACGACAGCTATTGTACGATTTAGCCTACAGGGTACTACAAGTAGTGCCAATGGTAGGGCTCAACTACTTTTGGGAAGTAATATGGAAGATAATACCTCTTCTGTTAATGCCATTGCCGGACTTGTATTTAATCTTAAAAATAATAATACCTTATCTATTAGTTCACTTAATGGAAATTATACAAGTGGGGATTATACTAACCCAGATAAAGAGTTCTGGTGGGTAGTTAATCGTAGTGGAGCTGACCAAACCTACACAGGACCCAACGGAAACTCGTATCCGATAAACAGTAATACCTCAGACTTATGGTATAATGGAGCTATTGTAACTACAGGTATAGCTATTACAGCTGGTTCTAACCCTATTGGAGAAGTAAAGTTTGCTCTAACAACGGGAATTGCGAGCATCAAGCTGAATGATTTACGAATCAATCCTATTGCAAAACTAAGTATTTCCCCTATATGCTGGTATGGAGGGCAGCCTGTCGCTATTCCGGTGACACTAAGCACTATCGGCCCAGGTGGAGGATTTAATGCAGGAACTGTTTTCAAAGTACAAAGGTCTAACGCAAATGGAGTGTTTAACCAAGATCTTACACAGGATATTTATGGAACCTTAACCCCAGCTGATCCAACTTCTTCGACAGTTTTTACTATCAGTACGACTTTTCCTGATAAATATTCAGATGTAGGGATAAAAGATCTGGGTAACAATTATCGGTACCGGGTAATTAGTACGGATTTGCTGCTAGTAAGTGCTAATAATGATTATCCCATGTATTATATAGCTAATCCCGGACCTGAATCCATTGACCCGAACTTTCCGACTCTGTCTGTTGTCAGGGCTTATGAATCAGGGAAGTATGTTACAGCCTACTGGGGGTATACCTATGGCTCTACAGATACTAAGATCATTAAAATACCCTCTGCATCAGGGAATAGTTACACTCCCAGATTATCAGATTTTCCCGGTACGGGAGAATATTATCTGGTAGCCGTAAGTACATCTGGTTGTATGAGTAATGCAAAAAAGATTGTTGTCAATTGTTCAGGCACTGGCAATCTGATTAAAAATGGTGATTTTAGCAAAGTGGGCAAATATGGTGTGGGTAAAGGCATTAATGATATTAATGGAAACGGAATCATTGAATTTGATCAGGGTGATTTTGAATCTGAATTTAACCAGCACGATCCTAATGCTCATTCGTATGGCTGGCCAATAGGAGACTATACCGTTAGTACCAATCCAAACTGGTACTATGTTGGCTTTTGTGACATGAATAATGGCAACAGAGCTCCAACAAAAGATAGTAATGGAAAAACGATTGACGGAGGAAATATGCTTATCGCCGATGCACCCACTTCTGGGTCTGCTATTGCCTGGCGACAAACCATAACCAATCTGAAGCCATACACCAATTATGTTTTTACCTTTTGGGCCGCAAGTCTGGACCGGTATTCGCAAAATACACTTCAGTTTGCCGTGTATGTAGATTGCTACCGAATGGGAGATGATATTGTGGATAACTATGCTTCGTCCTGTAACTGGTCAAAATATTCTGTACAGCTCAATACGGGCAATCAGACCCAACTCACCTTAGGGATAGGAAATATCAGTGCATCGGGTTTGGGAAACGATGTCGCTTTTGATAACATAGAGCTATATGAATGTAGTAGTAAAACCAGTACTGGAAACAACTTTGCTGTAGTGAATAAATTTGTCTGGAAAGGATATACGTCCGATTGGTTTAATTCTGATAACTGGGGCGTGTGTGCTCCCAATCTGCCTACTTGCGGTGATGATGTGGTCATTCCGGCTACCCTGCCTGGTGGCAGGGTGTATCCGGTAATTAGTAAAAACTATCAAACACGCTCTCCTTCTTCTATTAATAGTTATGGGGGGACTAATATCAACAATAGTTTTACTGGTTCATTACCGAATACTGCAGCACAGGTACGAAATATTACCATAGAGACAGGAGCCACTTTGACTGTTAATGATTCCTATATGCTGCGTATTTGTGGTAATATGAACAACAATGGATCGGTCATTACCAATACCACAGGCACTATCGTTTTCTTTGGAAATGACATACAGAATATCTCCGGTAGTGGTGTGTTTAATAATCTGGCCATTGATCAGGGAAAATCTACTGATCAGGCAAAGTGGGCAACAACTGTGGTTAGTCAAACTAGTGCTATTACTGTCAATGGACTTTTGGATATTAAAAAGAGCTCGGACAAATTGGACATAAATGGTAACACACTTTATTTGAATGGAACCCTTTCTACCAGCTCGGGTACTATTAAGGGCAGTAATACCTCTTCCATTGTTGTTGGTGGTAGCGGAGATACAGGGGGGCGGCTCCTTTTCTCTCCAGGTGCACAGCAACTTAAATCCCTGGTAATAGACCGTGCTGGTGGACAAATTATATTAGGAACACCATTACAATTAGTAGGTGGTATAAATGCATTAACATTGACAAATGGAATCATTACTACCGATAACAGTAATTTATTGACGTTAGATCAGACTTCTACGGTCAGTGGTGCTTCTGAACATGTTTCCGGAGGGTCAAATGCGAGCCATATAAATGGTCCAATGGCTAAGATTACAGCAGGCACAACTGCATTCACCTTCCCTGTTGGTAGCAGTGGGGCACTTGGAGAGATTGGCATACAACCTTCTTCATCAAACTACAACACCTTTAAAGCTCAATATTTCAGGCAGAATCCGTATGAGTTAGGCAGGGTAGTCCAACTCCCTCTTGGCTATATAAGTGCTTTGGAATACTGGCGTATGGAACGTGTTTCTGGCACTAGCAAAGGTAAAATTTCCTTGCACTGGTCGTCCTACAGTGCTGTTTCGCCCCTTGCTGCTGGTTGGAAAGATCTGCGCGTGACCCGTTATAGCGCCCTTCCGGATACAACACAGGAAGGTATATCGCCTGCTGCAGGGATTTGGCAAAGCCGGGGCAATAGTGCTATTGGAGCTGGGGCAACGAAAGAAAATGGGTATATAACTTCAGCTGAGATTGGTTCATTCAGCCCTTATACATTTGGGACTGTGTCCGGATACAATCCACTACCTGTACAGATGCTTACCTTTACAGGTAGCATAGAAAAGCAGACAGTACACTTGAACTGGTCAACCACAAATGAAAAAAATAGTGCTTACTTTAATGTGATGCGAAGCAGTGATGGAATTCATTTCTCTGTAATCGGGAAAGTTCCTGCTCAGGGAGAATCTTCGTCTGCATATAGTTATGCTTTCGTCGATCAAAATCCAATGGCAATTAATTACTATCGTCTCGATCAGGTAGATACCGATTATCAGACTACTTTATCGAAAGTAATTTCCATTCAGTTAACTCTTTCTGAAATCAAAGTGGATATATTCCCTAATCCTTCCGATGGTAAACAGTTGTATCTGTATACAAACTATCAGGGTAAGGTGCAGATTAGCATAACCAATCTGCTTGGTGTAAAATTGGGAGAGCAAACAGTAATGGCTAATGGCAACACCTTAGATATTTCTCCATCAATTATACTTCCTGCTGGTTTGTATGTAATTACTGTGCAGACAGGTACAAAGGTTTCTTTACATAAGATTGTCATAGAGTAA
- a CDS encoding NAD(P)H-dependent oxidoreductase yields MEKEQYKVGIIVGSLRKDSLSLKMANCIRNSSSSNLNLRLIAIDQLPLYNEDLETDMPPESWQLFRAQVRQVDAILFVTPEYNRSVPAVLKNAIDVGSAPHGQNVFENKPAGIISLSPGKMGAFGANHHLRQSLVFLNMPVMQQPEAYIANSQELFDANGMIKVEKTSTFIVKFMLSFESWIKRCGL; encoded by the coding sequence ATGGAAAAAGAACAATACAAAGTTGGTATTATTGTTGGCAGCTTGAGAAAAGACTCCTTATCTCTAAAAATGGCAAATTGCATCAGAAATTCTTCTAGCTCAAACCTTAATCTTAGACTTATTGCCATTGATCAATTGCCTTTATACAATGAGGATCTAGAAACGGATATGCCACCGGAGAGCTGGCAATTATTTCGGGCCCAAGTCAGGCAGGTGGATGCAATACTTTTTGTAACACCTGAATACAACCGTTCTGTCCCTGCTGTATTAAAAAATGCTATTGATGTAGGTTCTGCCCCACATGGACAAAATGTCTTTGAAAATAAGCCCGCAGGCATTATTAGTCTTTCGCCTGGAAAAATGGGTGCATTTGGAGCCAATCATCATTTGCGGCAGTCATTGGTATTTCTCAATATGCCAGTGATGCAGCAACCAGAGGCATATATTGCAAATAGCCAGGAACTTTTTGATGCAAACGGCATGATAAAAGTAGAAAAGACCTCTACTTTTATAGTAAAATTTATGCTTTCTTTTGAAAGCTGGATTAAACGGTGTGGTTTGTAA
- a CDS encoding PAS domain S-box protein, which produces MFTIIKSNQLKRLYSASEQLTVAQSQISNALRFIKAIQEGNLTLAYPGLKDDKTDFPQQADSLACSLMQMREQMKAIALQENQRKWASEGLAYFTDILRDQQNNASLYDILLASLVKYIGANQGSLFVVDIEQNRPAQFLRQVACYAYDRKKYTEQTIQIGEGLVGQCYLEAESIHLTDIPANYISITSGLGDANPRSLVLIPFKLNEQVLAIVELASFNLFYSYQIEFIEKLGESIASSISSNRVHQQTQQLLLQSQQQTEELKAQQEELKQNLEELAASQEEVRRREIESQNLLLAFQTVTNTFASIEFDMQGNILEANENFLLAMGYRSEEIRGKHHRIFVDPLYAQSADYIQFWQNLQNGNVFMGQVVRYSKDQQSIWMQVSYAPVKDRDGKYTKVIKLANDITRQKELEIFSQQQVEELRAQEEELRQNMEELVSTQEEIERQSKQLHALSAAVNSTLATIEFDRNGYVISANDNFLHLMGYTLSQIQGKHHRILVNPDYRQTKEYTQFWEELRQGVAQVGEVERITYAGECMLLNASYTPVFDLENTVVRIIKFAQKVTAFSSQS; this is translated from the coding sequence ATGTTTACAATTATTAAATCAAATCAGTTAAAAAGACTTTATTCAGCTTCAGAACAACTTACAGTAGCTCAAAGCCAAATTAGCAATGCGCTTCGATTTATTAAAGCCATACAGGAAGGCAATCTTACACTTGCTTATCCTGGTTTAAAAGATGATAAAACCGATTTTCCTCAGCAAGCCGATTCATTGGCTTGCTCACTGATGCAGATGCGGGAACAAATGAAAGCTATCGCCCTGCAGGAGAACCAGAGGAAATGGGCAAGTGAAGGACTAGCCTATTTTACAGACATTTTGCGTGATCAACAAAATAATGCCTCCTTGTATGATATACTGCTGGCCAGTCTGGTAAAATACATAGGGGCCAATCAAGGTAGTTTGTTTGTTGTGGATATTGAGCAAAATAGGCCAGCTCAGTTTTTAAGACAGGTGGCCTGTTATGCCTATGATCGTAAAAAATACACAGAACAGACAATACAAATCGGAGAAGGGCTTGTTGGGCAATGTTATCTGGAGGCTGAAAGCATACATCTGACTGATATCCCTGCTAATTATATATCGATAACCTCTGGCTTGGGAGATGCAAACCCACGTAGTTTGGTATTGATTCCTTTCAAGCTTAATGAACAGGTTCTGGCTATTGTAGAACTGGCATCATTTAATCTATTTTATTCCTATCAGATCGAATTTATTGAAAAGCTGGGAGAAAGTATTGCCTCCAGTATTTCTTCAAACCGGGTTCATCAGCAAACTCAACAATTGCTGTTGCAATCTCAACAACAAACCGAAGAATTAAAAGCACAGCAGGAAGAGCTCAAGCAAAACCTGGAAGAACTTGCTGCCAGCCAGGAAGAAGTCAGGCGGAGAGAAATAGAATCTCAAAATCTGCTCCTGGCTTTTCAAACTGTTACCAATACATTTGCCAGCATCGAATTTGATATGCAGGGAAATATACTGGAGGCCAATGAAAACTTTCTTCTGGCTATGGGCTACCGCTCAGAAGAAATCAGAGGAAAACATCATCGGATCTTTGTTGACCCGCTGTATGCACAATCGGCAGACTACATCCAATTCTGGCAAAACCTTCAAAACGGTAATGTCTTTATGGGACAGGTAGTTCGCTATTCCAAAGATCAACAATCAATCTGGATGCAGGTCTCTTATGCTCCTGTGAAAGACAGGGATGGAAAGTATACAAAAGTGATTAAACTGGCCAATGACATTACCCGTCAGAAAGAACTTGAAATTTTTTCTCAACAACAAGTAGAAGAGTTGCGTGCTCAGGAAGAAGAGTTGCGGCAAAACATGGAGGAATTAGTTTCAACTCAGGAGGAAATCGAACGACAGAGCAAGCAGCTGCACGCATTATCTGCAGCAGTTAACTCAACGCTTGCTACCATTGAATTCGATAGGAATGGCTATGTTATTTCTGCCAATGATAACTTTTTACATTTAATGGGGTATACCCTCTCACAGATTCAAGGTAAACATCACCGGATTTTGGTCAATCCCGATTACAGGCAAACAAAAGAGTATACTCAGTTTTGGGAAGAGCTCAGACAGGGAGTAGCTCAGGTAGGGGAGGTAGAACGTATCACATATGCCGGGGAATGTATGTTGTTAAATGCCAGTTATACACCTGTATTCGATCTGGAGAATACAGTAGTACGGATTATTAAATTTGCCCAGAAAGTCACTGCATTTTCTAGTCAGTCCTGA
- a CDS encoding helix-turn-helix domain-containing protein, with amino-acid sequence MIYTKIQAPDYLKPYVRFFLIIESQEQISQPVRFNVFTDGYPGLIFQQEGIFSDNRMKPLPRLLLHGPITKYSEKTVKEKYNNLLVCLKPNALKTVFGIDAALLTDTYCDLNNMLKSSLTLSLFEARSVNEKITIVSHFLWMLATQNKHCQNRTVEYVMEALMNKNGIYSNGIYSIKECCSYVGISERSLERLMMENIGVSPKLFMRIQRFQSALSLINTNPFRSFTDICYQLNYADQSHQIREFKEFAGMTPKQFKLRDPQLILNFAD; translated from the coding sequence ATGATTTATACCAAAATCCAGGCACCGGATTATTTGAAGCCTTATGTCCGTTTCTTCCTCATAATAGAAAGTCAGGAGCAGATTAGCCAGCCTGTTAGGTTTAACGTATTTACAGATGGGTATCCAGGGCTCATTTTTCAACAGGAAGGCATATTTTCTGATAATCGGATGAAACCTCTTCCCAGATTGCTTTTACACGGACCTATTACCAAATATTCTGAAAAAACTGTAAAAGAAAAGTATAACAATTTACTTGTCTGTTTGAAGCCGAATGCTCTCAAAACAGTTTTTGGAATAGATGCTGCTTTGCTTACAGATACCTATTGTGATTTAAACAACATGCTAAAAAGTTCGCTCACACTTTCACTGTTTGAGGCAAGGTCTGTCAACGAAAAGATCACTATTGTTTCCCATTTCCTATGGATGCTGGCAACCCAAAACAAACACTGTCAAAATCGGACTGTGGAGTATGTTATGGAAGCGTTAATGAATAAGAACGGTATATATTCAAACGGTATATATTCCATCAAAGAGTGCTGTTCTTATGTAGGTATCAGTGAGCGGTCTCTGGAACGACTGATGATGGAAAACATCGGAGTTTCACCTAAACTTTTTATGCGTATTCAGCGATTTCAATCAGCACTCAGCCTAATCAATACAAATCCGTTTAGATCGTTTACAGATATTTGTTATCAACTAAATTACGCAGATCAATCCCATCAGATTCGGGAGTTTAAGGAGTTTGCAGGCATGACCCCTAAACAGTTTAAACTCAGAGATCCGCAACTGATACTAAATTTTGCTGATTAA
- a CDS encoding response regulator — MKKTILLVDDEVISRTILTFILQREGYQVLTAIDGLDAQGHLQGKSIDLIITDLNMPNMDGITLIGEIRIRDAYKYTPIVLFTSESEWQKKKAIEAGANGSIDKSFQTKQILTTIKAMIN, encoded by the coding sequence ATGAAAAAAACAATTCTTTTAGTTGACGACGAAGTTATCAGTCGTACCATACTCACTTTTATACTCCAACGAGAAGGATATCAGGTCTTAACAGCGATAGATGGTCTAGATGCACAAGGCCATTTGCAAGGAAAAAGCATTGATCTGATAATAACCGATCTGAATATGCCCAATATGGATGGAATTACCTTAATTGGAGAGATCCGGATTCGGGATGCCTATAAATACACCCCCATTGTCTTATTTACTTCAGAATCTGAATGGCAGAAAAAGAAAGCCATAGAGGCTGGCGCTAATGGGTCAATAGACAAGTCCTTTCAAACAAAACAGATACTTACCACAATTAAAGCCATGATAAATTAA
- a CDS encoding response regulator, translating into MMITRNILNKLLTKAGCLVMSAEDGVNAQTYLDGRFFNLIIPDLNMLTMDGIELVKAIRAHAIYRYILLIMISTKSNQDRPALEAGGTVLIKSLFRFNPY; encoded by the coding sequence ATGATGATTACCCGTAACATACTCAACAAACTACTCACAAAAGCAGGATGTCTGGTTATGAGTGCTGAAGACGGAGTAAATGCGCAAACGTATCTGGATGGACGCTTTTTTAATTTAATCATACCCGATCTGAATATGCTTACTATGGATGGAATCGAACTGGTTAAAGCCATTAGAGCGCACGCCATCTACAGATATATACTGTTAATTATGATCTCAACCAAGTCGAATCAAGATCGGCCTGCCCTCGAAGCAGGAGGTACTGTTTTAATCAAAAGCCTTTTCAGGTTTAATCCTTACTAG